A part of Corynebacterium afermentans subsp. lipophilum genomic DNA contains:
- the hemB gene encoding porphobilinogen synthase: MADYDLTRRPRRLRQTPAIREFVTETRLHPADFILPLFIADGIDAPREIPSMPGVYQHTPESLVEICREALDAGVKCVDLFGVPRDEDKDATGSVAVADDGVLNRAIALLRKEFGDELIIMADTCLDEFTDHGHCGVLTTDAHGREVVDNDPTVEIYCEMAVAQARAGAHIVSPSGMMDGQIEQIRKALDDAGFADVAIMAYSAKYASKFFGPFRDAVGSSLKGDRRTYQQDPANVRESLLETELDIAEGADFVMVKPALPYLDVLAKIAEMSPVPVAAYQVSGEYAMLNAAGQNGWIDYEETMMEALVSIKRAGADQIFSYYAIEAAKRLNG; encoded by the coding sequence ATGGCTGATTACGACTTGACTCGACGCCCCCGCCGCTTGCGGCAAACCCCCGCTATCCGTGAGTTTGTCACGGAAACGCGACTGCACCCGGCAGACTTCATCCTTCCGCTGTTCATCGCCGACGGCATCGACGCCCCGCGGGAGATTCCGTCCATGCCGGGCGTGTACCAGCACACCCCGGAATCGCTGGTTGAGATCTGCCGCGAGGCACTCGACGCCGGCGTGAAGTGCGTGGACCTGTTCGGCGTGCCGCGTGATGAGGACAAGGACGCCACCGGTTCCGTTGCGGTTGCCGACGACGGCGTGCTCAACCGCGCGATTGCGCTGCTGCGTAAGGAGTTCGGCGACGAACTGATCATCATGGCGGACACCTGCCTGGACGAGTTCACTGACCACGGCCACTGCGGCGTGCTCACCACCGACGCGCACGGCAGGGAGGTGGTGGACAACGACCCCACCGTGGAGATCTACTGCGAGATGGCGGTGGCCCAGGCGCGCGCGGGCGCGCACATCGTCAGCCCGTCCGGCATGATGGACGGCCAGATTGAGCAAATTCGCAAGGCGCTTGACGACGCGGGCTTTGCCGACGTTGCCATCATGGCCTACTCCGCGAAGTACGCCTCCAAGTTCTTCGGGCCGTTCCGCGACGCGGTCGGCTCCTCGCTGAAGGGCGACCGCCGCACCTACCAGCAGGACCCAGCGAACGTGCGCGAGTCGCTGCTGGAGACGGAGCTGGACATCGCCGAGGGCGCGGACTTTGTCATGGTCAAGCCCGCGCTGCCGTACCTGGACGTGCTGGCCAAGATCGCGGAAATGTCCCCGGTGCCGGTGGCCGCCTACCAAGTCTCCGGCGAGTACGCCATGCTCAACGCCGCCGGTCAGAACGGCTGGATCGACTATGAAGAGACGATGATGGAAGCGTTGGTATCCATCAAGCGCGCCGGCGCAGACCAGATTTTCTCCTACTACGCCATCGAGGCAGCAAAGAGGCTCAATGGTTAG
- a CDS encoding uroporphyrinogen-III synthase — MTEPTHTPQPGKVIFVGAGPGNPELLTVRAREVMESNSIALVDPEVSAGVRSVVGSALPVPKAKMDAANERYEQMCAEAKAAGARRKPPRPEDPTAAELQEVGLDGGVIVEKLKLALKEAADIVERGEAGDGDVIRLVSGNPLTRDSVMEEISAVAAEGMEFQVVPGMSLPSTVPSFAGIALGSTYTEADLNNGDVDWDQLAAAPQPLVLQANQEHLADMVEQLTQRGFQASTPVTVTTRGTTRLQRTFDATLGTVGKLDAELEGPLVVTLGTAADDRSKYSWWENRPLYGWRVLVPRAKSQAGPMNARLSQHGAIPQSVPTISLEPPRNPAQMDRAIKGIVEGRYQWILFTSVNAVDAVWSKFEELGLDARSFAGVHLGAVGQKTADALIARGMQPELLPHRTKQNAAGLAEAFPEYVEDIDPVSRVLLPRADLGSDVLVDGLREKGWEVDDVVAYRTVRAAPPPPETRDMIKTGGFDAVCFTSPSTVKNLVGIAGKPHSRTIIACIGPVTEAEAREQGLRVDVVPEVADIPNLVDALAEHVAGLRASGQLPPPRKKRRKAAKADKSTGGDTAAAAG; from the coding sequence ATGACAGAGCCCACTCACACCCCCCAGCCGGGGAAGGTGATCTTCGTTGGCGCTGGACCGGGCAACCCAGAGTTGCTCACGGTTCGCGCCCGCGAGGTAATGGAATCCAATTCTATCGCCCTCGTGGACCCTGAGGTGTCAGCGGGGGTCCGAAGCGTCGTCGGGTCGGCGCTGCCAGTGCCGAAAGCCAAGATGGACGCGGCGAACGAGCGATACGAGCAGATGTGCGCCGAGGCGAAAGCGGCCGGTGCGAGGCGTAAACCGCCCCGCCCCGAGGACCCGACTGCTGCGGAGCTGCAGGAGGTTGGGCTGGACGGCGGCGTGATCGTCGAGAAGCTGAAGCTCGCGCTGAAAGAAGCCGCGGACATTGTGGAACGCGGCGAGGCTGGCGACGGCGACGTGATCCGCCTGGTGTCCGGCAACCCGCTGACGCGCGACTCCGTGATGGAGGAGATCTCCGCGGTCGCGGCCGAGGGCATGGAGTTCCAGGTCGTGCCGGGGATGTCGCTGCCGTCGACGGTGCCGTCGTTCGCCGGTATCGCGCTGGGCTCGACCTACACGGAAGCCGACTTGAACAACGGCGACGTGGACTGGGACCAGCTCGCCGCCGCGCCGCAGCCGCTGGTGCTGCAGGCGAACCAGGAGCACCTGGCGGATATGGTGGAGCAGCTCACGCAGCGGGGCTTCCAGGCGTCCACGCCGGTGACGGTGACCACGCGCGGCACCACCCGCCTGCAGCGCACGTTCGACGCGACGCTGGGCACCGTGGGCAAGCTCGACGCCGAGCTGGAGGGGCCGCTGGTGGTCACCCTCGGCACCGCGGCGGACGACCGCTCGAAGTACTCGTGGTGGGAAAACCGTCCGCTGTACGGCTGGCGCGTGCTCGTGCCACGTGCGAAGTCCCAGGCGGGGCCGATGAACGCCCGCCTGTCGCAGCACGGTGCGATTCCGCAGTCCGTGCCCACGATCTCGCTGGAGCCGCCGCGCAACCCCGCGCAGATGGACCGCGCGATCAAGGGCATCGTGGAGGGCCGCTACCAGTGGATCCTGTTCACCTCGGTCAACGCCGTCGACGCGGTGTGGTCGAAGTTTGAGGAGCTGGGCTTGGATGCCCGCTCGTTCGCCGGCGTGCACTTGGGCGCGGTGGGGCAGAAGACCGCCGACGCGCTGATCGCCCGCGGCATGCAGCCGGAGCTTCTGCCGCACCGCACGAAGCAGAATGCGGCCGGACTGGCGGAGGCGTTCCCGGAGTACGTCGAGGACATCGACCCGGTCTCGCGCGTGCTGCTGCCGCGCGCGGACCTCGGCTCCGACGTGTTGGTGGACGGCCTGCGGGAAAAGGGCTGGGAGGTCGACGACGTGGTCGCCTACCGCACCGTGCGCGCCGCCCCGCCGCCGCCGGAAACCCGCGACATGATCAAGACCGGCGGCTTCGACGCCGTGTGCTTCACATCCCCGTCGACGGTAAAGAACCTCGTGGGTATTGCGGGCAAGCCTCACTCGCGCACGATCATCGCCTGCATCGGCCCGGTCACCGAGGCGGAGGCGCGGGAGCAAGGCTTGCGTGTCGACGTCGTCCCGGAGGTCGCCGACATCCCCAACCTCGTCGACGCCCTGGCGGAGCACGTGGCGGGTCTGCGTGCGTCGGGGCAGTTGCCGCCGCCGCGCAAGAAGCGTCGGAAGGCAGCGAAGGCTGACAAGAGCACCGGCGGGGATACCGCGGCCGCGGCTGGCTAA